The following proteins are co-located in the Bordetella bronchialis genome:
- a CDS encoding type 1 glutamine amidotransferase domain-containing protein, with the protein MAEGLKDVSVAILAVSGFEQAELVEPCNAIEAAGGRAVIVSNNLEPIQGFKHTDKGDTVKVDLTFMDVDAEPENFDAVMLPGGVVNADEIRRHPKAQDFVRRMDAAGKPIGVICHGPWLLISAGVTRGRTLTSWPSLQDDLRNAGATWVDQEVVVDRNWVSSRKPDDLPAFNREFLAMLAKASHAHPA; encoded by the coding sequence ATGGCAGAAGGATTGAAAGACGTCTCGGTGGCCATCCTGGCCGTCAGCGGTTTCGAGCAGGCGGAACTGGTCGAACCCTGCAATGCGATCGAAGCGGCCGGCGGCCGCGCCGTGATCGTATCCAACAACCTGGAGCCCATCCAGGGCTTCAAGCATACGGACAAGGGCGATACGGTAAAGGTGGACCTGACCTTCATGGACGTGGACGCCGAACCGGAGAACTTCGATGCCGTCATGCTGCCCGGCGGCGTGGTCAACGCCGACGAGATCCGCCGCCATCCCAAGGCCCAGGATTTCGTGCGCCGCATGGACGCGGCGGGCAAGCCCATCGGCGTGATCTGCCACGGACCGTGGCTATTGATCTCCGCCGGCGTGACGCGCGGGCGGACGCTGACCAGCTGGCCGTCCCTGCAGGACGACCTGCGCAACGCCGGCGCCACCTGGGTGGACCAGGAGGTCGTGGTCGATCGCAATTGGGTGAGCAGCCGCAAGCCGGACGACCTGCCCGCCTTCAATCGTGAATTCCTGGCGATGCTGGCGAAGGCCTCGCACGCGCATCCGGCTTGA
- a CDS encoding Bug family tripartite tricarboxylate transporter substrate binding protein, with protein MNAYAKRALAAVGLAGALLIQAAPSLAQQAGDWPGKPVTIVIPYAPGGFADTRMRLIAAKLEPRLKQTVIVENRAGAGGVVGTNFIARAKPDGYTIGAGNLAPLSVNPTLMQSIPYDPAKDLAPVILIENSPLVLSVSNAVKASSLRELIALAKAEPGKLTFGSSGVGGAHHLSGEMFAEQAHIDITHVPYKGGNLASTDLMGGHITMMFEMGYAALPAIQGNKVRPIAVTAARRLAVLPDVPTMAEAGLPGYESYNWQGIVAPADTPRPIIDRLNKELNEILKDPEVAKAIADSGSQSAGGTPEEFAAFIESETAKWAQVIKEARIAPQ; from the coding sequence ATGAATGCATACGCCAAACGGGCCCTGGCGGCGGTGGGACTCGCCGGCGCCCTGCTCATCCAGGCCGCGCCATCCCTCGCGCAGCAGGCGGGCGACTGGCCCGGCAAGCCCGTGACCATCGTCATCCCCTACGCGCCGGGTGGCTTCGCCGATACGCGCATGCGCCTTATCGCGGCCAAGCTGGAGCCGCGCCTGAAGCAGACGGTGATCGTCGAGAACCGCGCCGGCGCGGGCGGCGTGGTGGGCACGAATTTCATCGCACGGGCCAAGCCGGACGGCTACACGATAGGCGCCGGCAACCTCGCCCCGCTGTCGGTGAATCCCACGCTGATGCAGAGCATCCCCTACGATCCGGCCAAGGACCTGGCCCCGGTGATACTGATCGAGAACAGCCCGCTCGTGCTCAGCGTGAGTAACGCGGTCAAGGCAAGCAGCCTGCGGGAACTGATCGCGCTGGCCAAGGCCGAACCGGGCAAGCTCACCTTCGGTTCGTCCGGCGTGGGCGGCGCCCATCACCTGTCCGGCGAGATGTTCGCCGAGCAGGCGCACATCGATATCACGCACGTGCCGTACAAGGGCGGCAACCTGGCCTCCACCGATCTGATGGGCGGACACATCACCATGATGTTCGAGATGGGTTACGCGGCCCTGCCGGCCATCCAGGGCAACAAGGTCCGGCCGATCGCCGTCACCGCGGCCAGGCGCCTGGCCGTGCTGCCCGACGTTCCCACCATGGCCGAAGCCGGCCTGCCGGGCTATGAATCCTACAACTGGCAAGGCATCGTCGCCCCCGCGGACACGCCCCGTCCCATCATCGACCGCCTGAACAAAGAGCTGAACGAAATCCTGAAGGACCCGGAAGTCGCCAAGGCCATCGCCGACTCGGGCAGCCAGTCGGCCGGCGGCACGCCGGAGGAATTCGCGGCCTTCATCGAATCCGAAACCGCCAAGTGGGCCCAGGTCATCAAGGAGGCCAGGATCGCGCCGCAGTAA
- a CDS encoding ABC transporter ATP-binding protein, whose amino-acid sequence MAPHVAVFFLASANGQAAVSSAGRRARHVHGRAAKRASRPAINPVESSAAMQNSPSSLEPSCAVSLEGVVKKYREQTVLQDISLKIRRGEFLTLLGPSGCGKTTLLNLIAGFAEADNGEIFIDDQLVTDLPPYQREIGIVFQNYALFPHMTVERNIGYGLRMRRVPPAEIARRVAEAMAMVKLDGLGQRKPRELSGGQQQRVALARALVIRPKVLLLDEPFSALDKSLRGAMQVEIRDIQRRLGVTTVFVTHDQGEALSMSDRIAVMSAGAIRQIASPGELYRNPQDPFVASFLGDVNILPAHYHGSDPDGIQLRLGAGLIRVPRERLVGGSHEGRRLDVYVRPEQIALENLHGGSVLSGTVVNHVFQGDHIDSYIDVDIPVAGRQRVMVRSAGLDAMQQWPVGAVTGLVLPDQGISVFNAPA is encoded by the coding sequence GTGGCCCCCCACGTTGCCGTATTCTTCCTGGCATCGGCCAACGGCCAGGCCGCCGTTTCGTCCGCGGGCCGCCGCGCCCGCCATGTCCACGGGCGTGCGGCGAAGCGCGCGTCCCGCCCGGCCATCAACCCCGTCGAGTCATCCGCCGCCATGCAGAACAGCCCTTCCTCCCTGGAACCCTCCTGCGCGGTCAGTCTGGAAGGAGTGGTAAAGAAATACCGCGAGCAGACTGTGCTGCAAGATATCTCGCTGAAGATCCGGCGCGGCGAGTTCCTGACCCTGCTAGGCCCGTCGGGCTGCGGCAAGACCACCTTGCTGAACCTGATCGCCGGCTTCGCCGAGGCCGACAACGGCGAGATCTTCATCGACGACCAGCTGGTCACCGACCTGCCGCCGTACCAGCGCGAGATCGGCATCGTGTTCCAGAACTACGCGCTGTTCCCCCACATGACGGTGGAACGCAATATCGGCTACGGCCTGCGCATGCGCCGCGTGCCGCCCGCGGAGATCGCGCGGCGCGTGGCCGAAGCCATGGCCATGGTCAAGCTGGACGGCCTGGGCCAGCGCAAGCCGCGCGAACTGTCCGGCGGCCAGCAGCAGCGGGTGGCGCTGGCGCGCGCCCTGGTGATCCGTCCCAAGGTCCTGCTGCTGGACGAGCCCTTCTCGGCTTTGGACAAGAGCCTGCGTGGCGCCATGCAGGTGGAGATCCGCGACATCCAGCGCCGGCTGGGCGTGACCACGGTATTCGTGACCCACGACCAGGGCGAGGCCCTGAGCATGTCGGACCGCATCGCCGTGATGTCCGCCGGCGCCATCCGCCAGATCGCCAGCCCGGGCGAGCTCTACCGCAATCCGCAGGATCCCTTCGTCGCGTCCTTCCTGGGCGATGTGAACATCCTGCCCGCGCACTACCATGGCTCCGATCCCGACGGCATCCAGCTGCGGCTGGGCGCCGGCCTGATCCGGGTACCGCGCGAACGCCTGGTGGGGGGATCCCACGAAGGCCGCCGGCTGGACGTCTACGTGCGGCCCGAGCAGATCGCGCTGGAGAACCTGCACGGCGGCTCGGTCCTGAGCGGCACGGTCGTCAACCATGTGTTCCAGGGCGATCACATCGATTCCTATATCGACGTGGACATCCCCGTGGCGGGCCGGCAACGCGTGATGGTGCGCAGCGCCGGCCTGGACGCCATGCAGCAATGGCCGGTCGGCGCCGTCACCGGCCTGGTGCTGCCCGACCAGGGCATCAGTGTGTTCAACGCGCCGGCCTGA
- a CDS encoding DUF2950 domain-containing protein, protein MDFHRFYRRVAPGCPWIRLLAVSWLALAAATAQAAKGFGSPEAAMDAFGDAVLRNDEPALREMFGKDFRDVIPSVDAKVRQTFDAEWNRSHTVARTGDARADIVVGDSGWTLPIPLVRNGQGWHFDMNAGAEEMRARRIGRNELAAIQTMLAIYDAQREYAQTDHDGQGMLTYAARIVSSPGKRDGLYWPTAPGEAPSPLGAAFADAGGRNAAGAGYHGYRYKLLDAQGAHAPGGAYSYIARGKLFGGFAVIAWPVLYGDTGIKSFMVSHAGQVYERDLGPDSAARAEQVRSFDPGPGWSKVSADDSD, encoded by the coding sequence ATGGACTTTCATCGGTTTTACCGGCGCGTAGCCCCTGGCTGCCCGTGGATCCGGTTGTTGGCCGTCTCCTGGCTGGCGCTGGCGGCGGCGACGGCGCAGGCGGCGAAGGGTTTCGGGTCGCCGGAGGCGGCGATGGACGCCTTTGGCGATGCCGTGCTGCGCAACGACGAGCCGGCGTTGCGGGAGATGTTCGGCAAGGACTTCCGCGATGTCATTCCATCCGTCGACGCGAAGGTGCGGCAAACCTTCGACGCGGAGTGGAACCGGTCGCACACGGTGGCGCGGACCGGCGACGCCCGCGCCGATATTGTCGTGGGCGACTCGGGATGGACGCTGCCGATACCCTTGGTCCGCAACGGCCAGGGCTGGCACTTCGATATGAATGCGGGCGCAGAGGAAATGCGCGCGCGGCGTATCGGCCGCAACGAACTCGCGGCGATCCAGACCATGCTGGCGATCTACGACGCGCAGCGCGAATACGCGCAGACCGATCATGATGGGCAGGGCATGCTCACCTATGCGGCCAGGATCGTGAGTTCGCCGGGCAAGCGCGATGGCTTGTATTGGCCGACGGCGCCGGGCGAAGCGCCCAGCCCTTTGGGCGCCGCCTTCGCCGATGCCGGGGGCCGCAATGCCGCGGGCGCCGGCTACCATGGCTACCGCTATAAGCTCCTTGACGCCCAGGGTGCGCATGCGCCCGGCGGCGCTTACAGCTATATCGCGCGCGGCAAGCTGTTCGGCGGCTTCGCCGTCATCGCGTGGCCCGTCCTGTACGGCGATACGGGGATCAAGAGCTTCATGGTCAGCCATGCGGGCCAGGTGTATGAACGCGACCTCGGCCCGGACAGCGCCGCCAGGGCGGAGCAGGTCCGCTCATTCGACCCGGGGCCGGGCTGGAGCAAAGTATCCGCCGACGATAGCGATTAG
- a CDS encoding NAD(P)/FAD-dependent oxidoreductase translates to MKHIVVIGGGFAGLWSAAGAARMADRLGARLRIALVNLDDQHSIRVRNYEEDLAPTRVPLRAVLEPIGVELLVGEAIRIDTAQRSVQVRTGAGDLPCAYDKLILASGSHLVRPSLPGADACLYDVDTYAAALRLRRHIDGLAAMPHRPGQYTAVVVGSGATGIELACELPRRLEQAARAGGHADAARPVRVILMDRGARIAGHLGGAQPVIERACRALGIELLTGTSVAAVDLRGVDLTNGSRIEAATVIWCGGMRASDLTADIGAKRDALGRLYVDPFMRVRGVADVFAAGDVAHALIDGEHPSVMSCQHARPMGRYAGHNAVCELFGLEMLALDIDWYTNIIDLGPAGAVYAQGWDRTVVAQGAQAKATKQVINRQRIYPPRNGSRADILAAAAPEVQRPPPLKPVSG, encoded by the coding sequence ATGAAGCACATCGTGGTCATAGGCGGCGGCTTCGCCGGCCTCTGGAGCGCCGCCGGCGCGGCCCGCATGGCGGACCGGCTGGGCGCGCGCCTGCGCATCGCGCTGGTCAACCTGGACGACCAGCACAGCATACGCGTGCGCAATTACGAGGAAGACCTCGCACCGACGCGCGTACCGCTGCGCGCGGTCCTGGAACCCATCGGCGTGGAATTGCTGGTCGGCGAAGCCATCCGTATCGACACGGCGCAGCGGTCCGTCCAGGTGCGCACCGGCGCGGGCGACCTGCCCTGCGCGTACGACAAGCTGATCCTGGCCAGCGGCAGCCATCTCGTGCGCCCGTCGCTGCCCGGCGCCGATGCCTGCCTGTACGATGTCGACACCTATGCGGCCGCGCTGCGGCTGCGGCGGCACATCGACGGACTGGCGGCCATGCCGCACCGGCCCGGGCAATATACGGCCGTCGTCGTCGGCTCGGGCGCCACCGGAATAGAACTGGCCTGCGAACTGCCCCGGCGCCTGGAGCAAGCCGCCCGCGCCGGCGGCCACGCGGACGCGGCGCGGCCCGTCCGCGTGATTCTGATGGACCGCGGCGCGCGGATCGCCGGCCACCTGGGCGGCGCGCAGCCTGTCATCGAACGCGCCTGCCGCGCGCTGGGGATCGAACTGCTGACGGGCACGTCGGTGGCGGCCGTGGACTTGCGCGGCGTGGACTTGACGAACGGCAGCCGCATCGAGGCCGCCACCGTCATATGGTGCGGCGGCATGCGCGCCAGCGACCTGACCGCCGATATCGGGGCGAAGCGCGATGCCCTGGGACGGCTGTACGTCGACCCCTTCATGCGGGTCCGCGGCGTGGCCGACGTGTTCGCCGCCGGCGACGTGGCCCATGCCCTGATCGACGGCGAGCATCCTTCGGTGATGTCCTGCCAGCACGCGCGGCCCATGGGCCGATACGCGGGACACAATGCGGTATGCGAACTGTTCGGGCTGGAAATGCTGGCGCTCGACATCGATTGGTACACCAACATCATCGACCTCGGGCCGGCCGGCGCCGTGTATGCGCAGGGCTGGGACCGCACCGTGGTCGCCCAGGGCGCGCAGGCCAAGGCCACCAAACAGGTCATCAACCGGCAGCGCATCTATCCGCCGCGCAACGGCAGCCGCGCCGACATCCTGGCCGCCGCGGCGCCCGAAGTGCAGCGCCCGCCACCCCTCAAGCCTGTGTCGGGTTAG
- a CDS encoding class I SAM-dependent DNA methyltransferase: MNDFETLYRQSADPWQVRSSWYEQRKRAVLMASLPQPRYARILELGCGNGEMTRRLAARCDAMVAVDGAATAIALCQQALRQDGLRNVRTRVARLPDEWPVDEGATFDLIVVSELAYYIAGTDLPVFLARCRAMLAPGGEWAMCHYTRDLDGRPQPTPALHARIDALEGLCRVVHHQDERYLLDIWRRGRERPGARPEGLKPD, translated from the coding sequence ATGAACGATTTCGAAACCCTATACCGGCAATCCGCCGACCCATGGCAGGTACGGAGCTCCTGGTATGAGCAGCGCAAACGCGCGGTGCTGATGGCATCCCTGCCCCAGCCCCGCTATGCGCGCATCCTGGAACTGGGCTGCGGCAACGGCGAGATGACGCGGCGGTTGGCGGCACGGTGCGACGCGATGGTCGCCGTGGACGGCGCCGCCACCGCCATCGCGCTGTGCCAGCAGGCGCTGCGCCAGGACGGCCTGCGCAACGTCCGCACCCGCGTCGCCCGCCTGCCGGACGAGTGGCCGGTGGATGAGGGCGCGACGTTCGACCTTATCGTGGTGTCCGAACTGGCGTACTACATCGCCGGTACCGACCTGCCGGTCTTTCTGGCGCGATGCCGGGCCATGCTGGCGCCCGGCGGGGAATGGGCGATGTGCCACTACACCCGCGACCTGGACGGGCGGCCCCAGCCTACGCCGGCCTTGCATGCCCGCATCGACGCGCTGGAAGGCCTGTGCCGGGTCGTGCACCACCAGGACGAACGATACCTGCTGGATATCTGGCGGCGCGGGCGGGAACGGCCGGGCGCACGGCCCGAAGGCCTGAAGCCGGACTGA
- a CDS encoding DNA topoisomerase IB, translated as MLLAPADTRPASSKDTSADSAPPPDACCALAGLVYVDDRGPGITRRLAGEVYEYYDASGKRVRDPEVIRRINALVIPPAYTDVWICPDPSGHIQATGRDARGRKQYRYHASWHAVRDANKYEQLTEFALALPRIRRKVERDLGTPGLTHDKVVAVVVRLLETTVIRIGSQAYARANGSYGLTTLRRRHTTIAGNRIRFRFKGKSGVEHDVTVNDRRIASVVKRCMEISGHELFTYREEDGRTRVVDSGCVNDYLRQAGKADFTAKHYRTWAGSVQALAELSKRPWTTQAEAKRNVVEVVKAVAKRLGNTPTVCRQCYIHPRVLEAYLAGELPPRLAAPASPRGLDADERRLLHFLASPLPRDRQQSGMSPKQAVPAARGKRSQDKSAARPRKAASAGRATRPARQPAPAAAGA; from the coding sequence ATGCTGCTCGCCCCGGCCGACACCCGCCCCGCATCGTCCAAAGACACCAGCGCCGACAGCGCGCCGCCGCCGGACGCCTGCTGCGCCCTGGCGGGCCTGGTCTACGTGGACGACCGCGGCCCCGGCATCACGCGCCGGCTGGCGGGCGAGGTCTACGAGTATTACGACGCCAGCGGCAAGCGCGTCCGCGACCCGGAAGTCATCCGCCGCATCAACGCGCTGGTGATTCCGCCGGCCTACACGGATGTGTGGATATGCCCGGACCCCTCCGGCCATATCCAGGCCACCGGGCGGGACGCGCGGGGCCGCAAGCAATATCGCTACCACGCGTCCTGGCATGCCGTGCGGGACGCCAACAAGTACGAGCAGTTGACGGAATTCGCGCTAGCCTTGCCGCGCATCCGGCGCAAGGTCGAGCGCGACCTGGGCACGCCCGGGCTCACCCACGACAAGGTGGTCGCCGTCGTGGTCCGCCTGCTGGAAACCACGGTGATCCGCATCGGCTCGCAGGCCTATGCGCGCGCCAACGGCTCATATGGGCTGACGACGCTGCGCCGCCGGCATACGACCATCGCCGGCAACCGCATCCGCTTCCGGTTCAAGGGCAAGAGCGGCGTCGAGCATGACGTCACCGTGAACGATCGCCGCATCGCCTCGGTCGTCAAGCGCTGCATGGAAATCAGCGGGCACGAGCTGTTCACGTACCGGGAAGAAGACGGCAGGACGCGGGTGGTGGATTCCGGCTGCGTGAACGACTACCTGCGCCAGGCCGGCAAGGCGGACTTCACCGCCAAGCACTACCGCACCTGGGCCGGCTCGGTGCAGGCCCTGGCGGAATTGAGCAAGCGGCCGTGGACCACGCAGGCCGAGGCCAAGCGCAATGTGGTAGAGGTCGTGAAGGCGGTGGCCAAGCGCCTGGGCAATACGCCCACGGTATGCCGGCAATGCTATATCCATCCCCGCGTACTGGAAGCCTATCTGGCGGGCGAACTGCCGCCGCGCCTGGCCGCGCCCGCCTCGCCGCGCGGGCTGGATGCCGATGAACGGCGGCTGCTGCACTTCCTGGCCAGCCCCCTGCCCCGCGACCGCCAGCAAAGCGGCATGTCGCCGAAGCAAGCGGTCCCGGCGGCGCGCGGCAAGCGGTCGCAAGACAAATCGGCCGCGCGCCCCCGCAAGGCCGCCTCCGCCGGGCGGGCGACGCGGCCGGCGCGCCAGCCGGCGCCCGCGGCCGCCGGCGCCTGA
- a CDS encoding flavin-containing monooxygenase: protein MSVEKTNTLVIGAGQAGIAMSEHLGRMGIPHLVLERKRIAERWRSERWDSLVANGPAWHDRFPGLKFDDVGADVFPPKERMARYFEDYARMIQAPVRTGVEVLEVARNEKRPGFTVKTTQGAIEALHVVAATGAFQIPSYPAIVPADAGIQQVHSSAYKNPGQLADGAVLVVGAGASGSQIAEELRNAGRKVYLSVGEHYRPPRSYRQRDYCWWLGALGMWDEVKKKPKREHVAFAVSGYEGGKTMDFRRLAHTGITLVGITQAYENGSLTFQEGLAENVAQGDADYFEVLREADAYIEQNGLDLPPEPEAWKLLDDPECLTHPILRLDLAEAGIRSIVWATGFKVDYSWMKIDTFDEKGYPVHKRGISAEKGIYFLGLPNQTNRSSSFIWGVWHDAKYIADHIGIHMDYLAYEKA from the coding sequence ATGTCAGTTGAGAAAACCAATACGCTGGTGATCGGCGCGGGCCAGGCCGGTATCGCGATGAGCGAGCACCTGGGCAGGATGGGCATTCCTCACCTTGTGCTCGAACGCAAGCGCATCGCCGAACGCTGGCGTTCCGAGCGTTGGGATTCCCTGGTGGCGAACGGTCCGGCCTGGCATGACCGGTTTCCCGGCTTGAAGTTCGACGACGTCGGCGCCGACGTGTTTCCGCCCAAGGAGCGGATGGCCAGGTACTTCGAAGACTACGCCAGGATGATCCAGGCACCGGTGCGCACGGGCGTGGAGGTCCTGGAAGTCGCGCGCAATGAAAAGCGTCCCGGCTTCACCGTGAAGACCACGCAGGGCGCGATAGAGGCCTTGCACGTGGTGGCCGCCACGGGCGCTTTCCAGATACCCAGCTATCCCGCCATCGTCCCCGCGGATGCCGGTATCCAGCAGGTCCATTCCTCCGCCTACAAGAACCCCGGCCAATTGGCGGACGGCGCGGTACTGGTGGTCGGCGCGGGCGCGTCCGGTTCGCAAATCGCGGAAGAGCTGCGCAATGCCGGCCGCAAGGTCTACCTGTCCGTCGGGGAGCACTATCGTCCCCCCCGGTCCTACCGGCAGCGCGATTACTGCTGGTGGCTCGGCGCCCTGGGCATGTGGGACGAGGTAAAGAAAAAGCCCAAGCGCGAACATGTGGCCTTCGCCGTCAGCGGCTACGAAGGCGGCAAGACCATGGACTTCCGCCGCCTGGCGCACACGGGCATCACGCTGGTCGGCATTACGCAGGCGTACGAAAACGGCAGCCTGACCTTCCAGGAAGGCCTGGCGGAGAACGTCGCGCAGGGCGATGCCGATTACTTCGAGGTGCTGCGCGAGGCGGACGCCTATATCGAGCAGAACGGGCTGGACCTGCCGCCGGAGCCGGAAGCCTGGAAGCTGCTGGACGACCCGGAATGCCTGACACACCCCATCCTGCGGCTGGACCTGGCCGAGGCCGGCATCCGGAGCATCGTCTGGGCCACGGGCTTCAAGGTGGACTATTCCTGGATGAAGATCGATACCTTCGACGAAAAGGGCTACCCCGTGCACAAGCGCGGTATTTCGGCGGAGAAGGGCATTTACTTCCTGGGGTTGCCGAACCAGACGAACCGGTCGTCCTCGTTCATCTGGGGCGTGTGGCACGACGCCAAGTACATCGCGGACCATATCGGCATCCACATGGACTACCTGGCGTACGAAAAAGCGTAG
- a CDS encoding YSC84-related protein: MITHFSRAIRLASLLLLGACASQSTSYSDPELVDNARKALHQLYAAEPKAAAIQDAAKAVLVFPEILKAGFMVGAQGGRGVMFDQKGKVLGYYRATALSFGMQAGAQAFSEALFLITDDAIRYINSTGEWSIGVGPSVVVVEAGAAKSLTTTTTKSDVYAFIYGQQGLMAGIGVQGQRIRRLDQ, encoded by the coding sequence ATGATTACCCATTTCTCTCGCGCTATCCGCCTGGCATCCCTGCTTCTCCTGGGTGCCTGTGCAAGCCAGTCCACGTCCTACAGCGATCCCGAGCTGGTGGACAATGCGCGCAAGGCGCTGCACCAGTTGTACGCGGCGGAGCCCAAGGCTGCCGCCATACAGGATGCGGCGAAAGCCGTGCTGGTGTTTCCGGAGATCCTGAAGGCAGGCTTCATGGTGGGCGCACAGGGAGGCCGTGGTGTCATGTTCGATCAGAAAGGCAAGGTACTGGGTTACTACCGGGCCACGGCGCTCTCCTTCGGCATGCAGGCCGGCGCCCAGGCTTTCTCCGAAGCGCTATTCCTGATCACGGATGATGCCATACGCTATATCAACTCCACGGGGGAATGGTCGATCGGCGTCGGGCCCAGCGTCGTGGTGGTGGAGGCCGGTGCGGCGAAATCGCTGACGACAACGACCACGAAATCGGACGTTTATGCCTTTATCTATGGCCAGCAGGGCTTGATGGCGGGCATCGGCGTGCAGGGCCAGCGCATCCGCAGGCTGGACCAGTGA
- a CDS encoding DUF3300 domain-containing protein, which yields MASWYGRGARILLLWLASLLALPAWPAADDTPALKPEEIEALVAPIALYPDPLLSQVLMASTYPLEVVHAARWSKANPAMRGDAAVKAVGDMSWDASVKSLVAFPQILEPMSDKLDWTQKLGDAFLAQPSDVFAAVQRLRGRAQAAGNLQSNAQQTVTVEPPAQGGQAPVVRIQPANPEVVYVPAYNPTVAYGTWSYPAYPPTYWPPSPAYYPGTALVTGFAWGVGLAAAGALFSDCDWGGGDVDIDYNKVKNVERNFDRTQVQGQGGRWQHDPSHRQGVAYRDGATRQQYARAVPGADKRADYRGREPAGAAGQGPAGTAGPRASADRPSGAPSAGRAAAADRASSAGRPSTADRAASTNRPSAANRAASTDRPVASNRGMSAASAGGNTGRTAGNTGRGASTAGRDSAFAGVGGGGAAAQRSYDRGRSSLQGSGFSRSAGGGGRGGRR from the coding sequence ATGGCCTCCTGGTACGGGCGGGGCGCGCGAATCCTGCTACTTTGGCTGGCATCGCTGCTTGCCCTTCCGGCCTGGCCGGCCGCGGACGACACGCCGGCCCTCAAGCCCGAGGAGATCGAGGCGCTGGTCGCGCCCATCGCGCTCTATCCCGATCCCTTGCTGTCGCAGGTCCTGATGGCATCGACCTATCCGCTGGAAGTGGTGCATGCCGCGCGCTGGAGCAAGGCGAACCCCGCGATGCGAGGCGACGCGGCGGTAAAGGCGGTCGGGGATATGTCCTGGGACGCCAGCGTCAAATCGCTGGTCGCCTTCCCGCAAATCCTGGAGCCGATGAGCGATAAGCTGGACTGGACGCAGAAATTGGGCGATGCCTTTCTTGCCCAGCCTTCCGACGTGTTCGCCGCGGTGCAGCGGCTGCGAGGGCGCGCACAGGCTGCCGGCAACCTGCAGTCCAATGCCCAGCAGACAGTCACCGTCGAACCGCCGGCTCAGGGCGGGCAAGCGCCGGTCGTACGCATACAGCCCGCGAACCCGGAGGTGGTCTATGTGCCGGCCTACAACCCCACGGTGGCCTACGGGACATGGAGTTATCCCGCGTATCCGCCGACATACTGGCCGCCGTCGCCCGCCTACTACCCGGGCACGGCCCTGGTGACGGGATTCGCCTGGGGCGTCGGCCTGGCCGCCGCGGGTGCGCTATTCAGCGATTGCGATTGGGGCGGCGGGGATGTCGACATCGACTACAACAAGGTGAAGAACGTCGAGCGCAACTTCGACCGCACCCAGGTGCAGGGGCAGGGTGGACGGTGGCAGCATGACCCCAGCCATCGCCAAGGCGTGGCCTATCGGGATGGCGCGACCCGGCAGCAATACGCGCGTGCCGTGCCGGGCGCCGACAAACGCGCGGATTATCGCGGCCGCGAACCGGCGGGCGCGGCGGGCCAGGGCCCGGCCGGTACGGCAGGGCCCCGGGCGTCCGCCGACCGGCCGTCCGGGGCGCCATCGGCGGGCCGTGCCGCCGCAGCGGATCGCGCATCATCGGCGGGCCGTCCGTCCACAGCGGATCGCGCGGCGTCGACGAATCGACCCTCCGCGGCGAATCGCGCGGCGTCGACCGACCGGCCGGTTGCGTCGAACCGTGGAATGTCCGCGGCCAGCGCTGGCGGCAATACGGGCCGTACCGCCGGCAACACCGGCCGCGGCGCGTCGACCGCGGGTCGCGACAGCGCGTTCGCCGGCGTAGGGGGCGGGGGCGCGGCGGCGCAGCGCAGCTACGACCGTGGCCGGTCCAGTCTTCAAGGATCGGGCTTCAGCCGATCGGCGGGCGGCGGCGGCCGCGGCGGCAGGCGTTGA
- a CDS encoding superoxide dismutase gives MAYNLPPLPYPYDALEPHIDAQTMEIHYTKHHQTYINNVNAALEGANLPFPPIEELMAGVDRLPEAVRGPVRNNGGGHANHSLFWTVMSPDGGGAPQGDLAAAIDSELGGMEKFKEAFTKAAISRFGSGWAWLSVTPQQRLVVESTANQDSPLMSGNTPILGLDVWEHAYYLKYQNRRPEYIAAFYNVINWPEVARRYEAALG, from the coding sequence ATGGCCTATAACCTTCCTCCCTTGCCTTATCCCTACGATGCGCTCGAGCCGCACATCGATGCGCAGACCATGGAGATCCACTACACCAAGCATCACCAGACCTATATCAACAACGTCAATGCGGCGCTGGAGGGCGCGAACCTGCCTTTCCCGCCCATCGAGGAACTGATGGCCGGCGTCGACCGCCTGCCCGAGGCGGTACGGGGACCGGTGCGCAACAACGGCGGCGGCCATGCCAACCACAGCCTGTTCTGGACCGTCATGTCGCCGGATGGCGGCGGCGCGCCGCAGGGCGACCTGGCGGCCGCCATCGATAGCGAACTGGGCGGCATGGAGAAATTCAAGGAAGCCTTCACCAAGGCCGCGATATCGCGGTTCGGCAGCGGATGGGCATGGCTGAGCGTCACGCCGCAGCAGCGCCTGGTCGTGGAAAGCACGGCCAACCAGGACAGCCCCTTGATGTCGGGCAATACGCCGATACTGGGCCTGGACGTGTGGGAACACGCGTATTACCTGAAGTACCAGAACCGGCGGCCGGAGTACATCGCGGCGTTCTACAACGTCATCAATTGGCCCGAGGTGGCACGGCGCTACGAAGCGGCGCTGGGCTGA